In Malus sylvestris chromosome 15, drMalSylv7.2, whole genome shotgun sequence, a single genomic region encodes these proteins:
- the LOC126604192 gene encoding homeobox protein knotted-1-like LET12 isoform X2 produces MAFHHHQQQTPHEMAFHSFAADQPTLSGAPTWLNNAAFRQQNTSFGGLHDAGRNDDLVMAPSGKSSNCSDRNRREISGYDGGEEEEGEDELECGSARFKADIVEHPLYEQLVSAHVSCLRIATPVDQLPRIDEQLVQSQRVVDKYSGANGDVGVMDEKDLDLFMTNYVLLLCSFKEQLQQHVRVHAMEAVMACWELDQSLQSLTGVSTGEGTGATMSDDDDQVDSDINSYDGSLDGPDTMGFGPLVPTESERSLMERVRQELKHELKQGYKEKIVDIREEILRKRRAGKLPGDTTSVLKSWWQSHSKWPYPTEEDKARLVQETGLQLKQINNWFINQRKRNWHSNISSTSVLKSKRKR; encoded by the exons ATGGCGTTTCATCACCACCAGCAGCAGACCCCTCACGAAATGGCGTTCCACTCCTTCGCGGCGGATCAGCCGACGCTGTCCGGAGCTCCGACGTGGCTCAACAACGCCGCTTTCCGCCAGCAGAACACCAGCTTCGGCGGCCTCCATGACGCGGGGCGAAACGACGACTTGGTTATGGCGCCGTCTGGGAAGAGCAGCAACTGCAGCGATCGGAACCGGAGGGAGATAAGTGGCTACGACGGCggagaagaggaggagggggaAGACGAGCTGGAGTGCGGGAGCGCGAGGTTCAAGGCCGACATCGTGGAACATCCTCTGTACGAGCAGCTTGTGTCGGCGCACGTGTCGTGCTTGAGGATCGCGACGCCGGTCGATCAGCTGCCGAGGATCGACGAGCAGCTCGTGCAGTCTCAGCGCGTGGTCGACAAGTACTCGGGAGCCAATGGGGATGTTGGAGTCATGGATGAGAAAGACCTTGATTTGTTCATG ACGAATTATGTTCTATTGCTTTGTTCCTTCAAAGAACAACTGCAGCAACATGTCCGAGTCCACGCAATGGAAGCAGTGATGGCGTGTTGGGAGCTGGATCAGTCTCTGCAAAGCTTAACCg GTGTGTCCACGGGTGAAGGAACGGGTGCTACCATGTCCGATGATGATGACCAGGTGGATAGTGACATCAACTCCTATGATGGAAGTCTGGACGGGCCTGACACCATGGGATTTGGCCCTCTTGTTCCGACTGAAAGTGAGAGGTCCTTGATGGAGCGTGTAAGGCAGGAACTGAAGCATGAACTGAAACAG GGTTACAAGGAAAAGATTGTCGACATTAGAGAGGAAATTCTGCGCAAGAGAAGAGCGGGGAAACTGCCAGGCGACACAACTTCTGTTTTAAAATCTTGGTGGCAATCACATTCCAAGTGGCCTTACCCAACA GAGGAAGACAAAGCCAGATTGGTGCAGGAAACAGGCTTGCAATTGAAACAGATTAATAACTGGTTTATTAAtcaaagaaaaaggaattggCACAGCAACATTTCATCGACTTCCGTTCTTAAGAGCAAACGCAAGAG GTGA
- the LOC126604192 gene encoding homeobox protein knotted-1-like 2 isoform X1: MAFHHHQQQTPHEMAFHSFAADQPTLSGAPTWLNNAAFRQQNTSFGGLHDAGRNDDLVMAPSGKSSNCSDRNRREISGYDGGEEEEGEDELECGSARFKADIVEHPLYEQLVSAHVSCLRIATPVDQLPRIDEQLVQSQRVVDKYSGANGDVGVMDEKDLDLFMTNYVLLLCSFKEQLQQHVRVHAMEAVMACWELDQSLQSLTGVSTGEGTGATMSDDDDQVDSDINSYDGSLDGPDTMGFGPLVPTESERSLMERVRQELKHELKQGYKEKIVDIREEILRKRRAGKLPGDTTSVLKSWWQSHSKWPYPTEEDKARLVQETGLQLKQINNWFINQRKRNWHSNISSTSVLKSKRKSNAGDMNNQRLK; this comes from the exons ATGGCGTTTCATCACCACCAGCAGCAGACCCCTCACGAAATGGCGTTCCACTCCTTCGCGGCGGATCAGCCGACGCTGTCCGGAGCTCCGACGTGGCTCAACAACGCCGCTTTCCGCCAGCAGAACACCAGCTTCGGCGGCCTCCATGACGCGGGGCGAAACGACGACTTGGTTATGGCGCCGTCTGGGAAGAGCAGCAACTGCAGCGATCGGAACCGGAGGGAGATAAGTGGCTACGACGGCggagaagaggaggagggggaAGACGAGCTGGAGTGCGGGAGCGCGAGGTTCAAGGCCGACATCGTGGAACATCCTCTGTACGAGCAGCTTGTGTCGGCGCACGTGTCGTGCTTGAGGATCGCGACGCCGGTCGATCAGCTGCCGAGGATCGACGAGCAGCTCGTGCAGTCTCAGCGCGTGGTCGACAAGTACTCGGGAGCCAATGGGGATGTTGGAGTCATGGATGAGAAAGACCTTGATTTGTTCATG ACGAATTATGTTCTATTGCTTTGTTCCTTCAAAGAACAACTGCAGCAACATGTCCGAGTCCACGCAATGGAAGCAGTGATGGCGTGTTGGGAGCTGGATCAGTCTCTGCAAAGCTTAACCg GTGTGTCCACGGGTGAAGGAACGGGTGCTACCATGTCCGATGATGATGACCAGGTGGATAGTGACATCAACTCCTATGATGGAAGTCTGGACGGGCCTGACACCATGGGATTTGGCCCTCTTGTTCCGACTGAAAGTGAGAGGTCCTTGATGGAGCGTGTAAGGCAGGAACTGAAGCATGAACTGAAACAG GGTTACAAGGAAAAGATTGTCGACATTAGAGAGGAAATTCTGCGCAAGAGAAGAGCGGGGAAACTGCCAGGCGACACAACTTCTGTTTTAAAATCTTGGTGGCAATCACATTCCAAGTGGCCTTACCCAACA GAGGAAGACAAAGCCAGATTGGTGCAGGAAACAGGCTTGCAATTGAAACAGATTAATAACTGGTTTATTAAtcaaagaaaaaggaattggCACAGCAACATTTCATCGACTTCCGTTCTTAAGAGCAAACGCAAGAG TAATGCAGGTGACATGAACAACCAACGATTGAAGTAA
- the LOC126604194 gene encoding uncharacterized protein LOC126604194: MSNHGSPRYEHETDMDVSSSCCGFRGCFRFFGSAYRTSDDNVYEHLVLQEGIGRNKETTWWRKKLNEAKEYTEVLGGPKWKNFIRKIGGYCERQKNRLCRKEKNTAFPYDIHSYALNFDEGVGREGADAVLGFTARFAAPFSNEHGSMGGPVHGTDESAFVKSRG; the protein is encoded by the coding sequence ATGTCAAACCACGGTTCACCTCGCTACGAACACGAAACAGATATGgatgtttcttcttcttgttgcgGATTTCGTGGTTGTTTTAGGTTCTTCGGAAGCGCATATAGGACAAGCGACGACAATGTTTACGAACACTTGGTGCTGCAAGAAGGCATAGGAAGAAACAAGGAGACGACATGGTGGAGGAAGAAGCTGAACGAGGCTAAGGAGTACACGGAGGTACTCGGCGGTCCCAAGTGGAAGAACTTCATCAGAAAGATTGGTGGATACTGCGAGAGGCAAAAGAATAGGTTATGTCGAAAAGAGAAGAATACAGCGTTTCCGTACGATATTCATAGTTATGCCCTCAATTTCGACGAAGGTGTGGGCAGAGAAGGAGCCGATGCTGTTCTTGGCTTCACAGCAAGGTTTGCAGCTCCTTTTTCCAACGAACATGGTTCCATGGGCGGACCCGTTCATGGAACCGATGAATCAGCTTTCGTCAAATCCAGAGGTTAG